A genome region from Sphingomonas sp. BGYR3 includes the following:
- a CDS encoding Atxe2 family lasso peptide isopeptidase, translating to MEPGDLARLRDFGGPENFVGGTAPFSLSPDGTKVALVLRRGDPDTDRFCIGLVIVPLRPGETPRLVDLGGEPILARGDVRGIPDLPVGSIEGVTPAWSPDGEWLVYLRRDKGLTQVWRARADGGGAWPVLQGEEEVRAVRWAPDGKTLLVTTRPMAGAQAAIDAEGRRGFLYDRRFWTLSEARPRPPLPIAFVERRIDPETGQAAGPIPAEATKAPPLPPGARLYTANAKGARAWLEPVDPSQGMGSSRLIVEVGPRRLVCETPACQATGALWWQGPRDLLLMASGTPENGGVTRFLRWRIGRDAAPKTLFATVDAWFGCQPLAGELVCAHETADRPRVIARLDPYRGRSNVVFDPNPEFASVAMGKVQRLRWTASDGVAGYGDLVLPPTHRPGEKHPLVVVQYQSRGFLRGGTGDEYPVHALAARGFAVFSFNRVAPAATGSGAADIDSFIRIGMTGFAERRRMLRAIETGIDQAIALGVVDPDRIGISGLSDGAASVQFALIHSSRFRAAAMSSCCDDPSSVHFAAGPGYAEAVERWGYPGPNAPGAAFWNDYSLAANAERIKVPILFQLPDDEYRLGLETYLTLNWHKAPVEMHVFPDAFHQKWRPAQRLAVYERGIDWFDYWLNGRADPDPLKAGQYRRWDGLRDRQPVADQPSS from the coding sequence GTGGAACCGGGCGATCTGGCGCGGCTGCGAGATTTTGGCGGCCCGGAAAATTTCGTGGGCGGTACGGCGCCGTTCAGCCTGTCGCCCGACGGCACTAAGGTCGCGCTTGTCCTTCGCCGCGGCGATCCTGACACCGACCGCTTCTGCATCGGCCTCGTCATTGTTCCGCTCCGGCCAGGCGAGACGCCCCGCCTGGTCGATCTGGGCGGCGAGCCCATCCTGGCGCGCGGCGATGTGCGGGGCATTCCGGACCTTCCTGTCGGGAGTATCGAGGGGGTGACGCCAGCCTGGTCGCCCGATGGGGAATGGCTTGTCTATCTGAGGCGCGACAAGGGCCTCACCCAAGTCTGGCGCGCACGGGCCGATGGGGGTGGGGCGTGGCCCGTCCTCCAAGGCGAGGAGGAGGTCCGCGCCGTGCGCTGGGCGCCGGATGGCAAGACGCTCCTTGTGACCACCCGGCCAATGGCGGGGGCCCAGGCGGCGATCGATGCGGAAGGGCGGCGCGGCTTTCTTTATGATCGTCGCTTCTGGACCTTGTCGGAAGCAAGGCCGCGCCCGCCGCTTCCCATTGCCTTTGTCGAACGCCGGATCGATCCCGAAACCGGCCAGGCGGCCGGTCCCATCCCGGCCGAGGCGACCAAGGCGCCTCCGCTCCCGCCAGGGGCTCGCCTCTATACGGCCAATGCAAAGGGCGCACGCGCTTGGCTCGAGCCGGTTGATCCAAGCCAGGGGATGGGTTCATCCCGACTGATCGTCGAAGTGGGTCCTCGCCGCTTGGTTTGTGAGACCCCGGCCTGCCAGGCGACCGGTGCCCTGTGGTGGCAGGGGCCCCGCGACCTTCTCCTCATGGCAAGCGGCACGCCTGAAAATGGCGGGGTCACCCGCTTCCTGCGCTGGCGGATCGGGCGAGATGCTGCCCCCAAAACGCTCTTTGCGACTGTCGACGCCTGGTTCGGGTGCCAGCCGCTCGCCGGCGAGCTGGTGTGCGCCCATGAAACAGCCGATCGGCCAAGGGTCATCGCCCGGCTCGATCCATATCGTGGCCGCTCAAACGTGGTCTTCGATCCCAATCCCGAATTTGCCTCGGTCGCCATGGGCAAGGTCCAAAGGCTGCGCTGGACTGCCAGTGACGGCGTTGCTGGCTATGGCGATCTCGTGCTCCCGCCAACCCACCGGCCGGGCGAAAAGCACCCGCTGGTCGTCGTCCAATATCAAAGCCGGGGCTTTTTGCGGGGCGGCACGGGCGATGAATATCCCGTCCATGCGCTTGCCGCTCGGGGCTTTGCCGTGTTCAGTTTCAACCGCGTGGCACCCGCCGCTACCGGTTCCGGCGCTGCCGATATCGACAGCTTCATCCGCATTGGCATGACCGGCTTTGCCGAGCGGCGGCGCATGCTTCGTGCGATCGAAACCGGGATCGACCAGGCGATCGCGCTTGGCGTTGTCGATCCTGACCGGATCGGCATTTCCGGGCTCAGCGATGGTGCAGCCAGCGTCCAGTTCGCGCTCATTCATTCGTCCCGCTTCCGCGCGGCAGCAATGAGCTCCTGCTGCGATGATCCGAGCAGCGTCCATTTCGCTGCCGGACCCGGTTATGCCGAGGCCGTTGAGCGCTGGGGCTATCCCGGCCCCAATGCCCCCGGTGCGGCATTCTGGAACGACTATTCGCTTGCTGCCAATGCCGAGCGGATCAAGGTCCCGATCCTGTTCCAGCTGCCCGATGACGAATATCGATTGGGGCTCGAAACCTATTTGACGCTCAATTGGCACAAGGCGCCGGTTGAGATGCATGTCTTTCCCGATGCCTTTCATCAGAAATGGCGCCCGGCGCAGCGGCTCGCCGTCTATGAGCGAGGGATCGACTGGTTCGACTATTGGCTGAACGGCCGAGCCGATCCCGATCCCCTCAAGGCCGGGCAATATCGACGCTGGGACGGGCTGCGGGACCGGCAGCCAGTGGCGGACCAGCCCAGCTCCTGA